The Algiphilus sp. genomic sequence CGCCTCGAGCCCTACGCCAACGACTCGGTGGTGATCTACGCCACCGACAAGTCGAACGGCGACACGGTCGTGCTGCGCGCGGACGCGGATCTCGCGATCGAGGAGCTTTCGCGCGACGACAGCAACACCTTCGTGTCCTTCCAGCGCATCGACTGAGCGCGGCATCGCGGGGCCTCGCGCGGCGACGCCGGGGCCCCGCCACATCGCCGGCGCCAACGCGGCAGGGTCGCCGAACCATCCCACGCACCGCGGCCGGGGAGTCAGGCGCGAAGCAGGCGCGACAGCTCGGTCAGCCGGGTATTGCGGCTGGACCCCTTGAGCAGGATGGCGGTCGAATCTGCGACCTCGTCTTCCAGCACCGCGACGACCGCTTCCGGCGTTTCCGCCTCGACCGCCAGTCCGCTCGGCGCCAGCGCCGCGGCGAGATGCTCGAGATCGGCGCCAAACAGGATCACGCGGTCGGGCGGATCGGCGAGGATGGCGCTCGCAACGGTTCCGTAGATCGCCTTCTCGCCACCTTCGATGTTGACGATCTTGCCGGCTATGACGATGCGCTTCGCGAAGTCGCGCGTGCCGTCCGCGAAGGAGCGCAGCGCGCTGACATAGGAGCGCTCCTCGGCGTTGTAGCTGTCATCGACCAGCGTCGCATCGCGCCCGCCGACCATGATCGAGACGGGCTCCATCTTGCGGGCCTTGGGTGCCATCGCGGACAGCGTGTCGGCAATCGCGTCGGGGGACACCCCGTGCTCGATGGCCACCCGAGCCGCCATGCGCATGTTGCGCAGCCATCCGTCACCGAACACGCGGCTGCGAAAGACGGTTTCTCCACCGCCGGCGAGCAGACGGAGCGTCATCCCGTCGATGCCGGCGTCGCTGCAGGCCAACCCGAAACCCGCGCCGTCGGATGTGCAAACCGGCGTGGAAGCCGCCGCTTCCAGAATCTCGCGCCCCTCCGCATCCGCTTCCACGAACAACCACCCGTCACCCGGCAGACGCTCGATCTGGCGCGTGATGACGCGTGCCAGCGCTTCCACGGTCGGAAAGCGCGACAGGTTGCCGAGACCGA encodes the following:
- a CDS encoding Mur ligase family protein, which translates into the protein MIDTSRGSGPSSTGRALVWSLDEILQVTGGALLGPAPTHARLGRVVYPMPVLRDGDILLHCDAATWPRRPRKLSGQARMTMDGLLDRAAARRAGLVITSGPVPENPPLPVLHVPNSYEALFQLAAHARARFEGRVISVTGTAGKSTTRDLLAALLSRRGHCVASFANWNTVEGSAMCLASLPRDADYCVVEQSEESIRGHHGRTSLDTVYPHELVVTALGLGNLSRFPTVEALARVITRQIERLPGDGWLFVEADAEGREILEAAASTPVCTSDGAGFGLACSDAGIDGMTLRLLAGGGETVFRSRVFGDGWLRNMRMAARVAIEHGVSPDAIADTLSAMAPKARKMEPVSIMVGGRDATLVDDSYNAEERSYVSALRSFADGTRDFAKRIVIAGKIVNIEGGEKAIYGTVASAILADPPDRVILFGADLEHLAAALAPSGLAVEAETPEAVVAVLEDEVADSTAILLKGSSRNTRLTELSRLLRA